In a single window of the Gossypium hirsutum isolate 1008001.06 chromosome D02, Gossypium_hirsutum_v2.1, whole genome shotgun sequence genome:
- the LOC107908899 gene encoding U-box domain-containing protein 26, whose protein sequence is MPGSIEPLDLCNVQVPYYFRCPISLELMRDPVTVSTGQTYDRTSIESWAATGNTTCPVTRAPLSDFTLIPNHTLRRLIQDWCVANRAFGIERIPTPKQPAEPGMVRSLLNQASTVSNPFSVRHSALVRLKGLARESEKNWNVICSHEAREILMRILFSDVSSGSSELSQEALAVLVMFQLTESECTGIGSDSNRVVYLSELLFHSSIEVRVNSASLIETVLAGMRSSDLRAEICNVDEIFAGVTDILKNLSSYPRALRIGVRALFALCLLKQTRHKAVQAGAAETLIDRLTDLDKCDAERALATIELLCRIPSGCSAFASHALTVPLLVKTILRISDRATEYAAGALMALCSESEQSQKDAVSAGVLTQLLLLVQSDCTDRAKRKAQMLLKLLRDSWPEDSIGNSDDFACSEIVPF, encoded by the coding sequence ATGCCTGGAAGTATAGAACCTTTAGATTTGTGTAATGTTCAAGTTCCGTACTATTTCAGGTGCCCAATCTCACTCGAATTAATGCGTGACCCGGTAACTGTTAGCACCGGCCAGACCTATGACCGAACCAGTATCGAGTCATGGGCTGCTACCGGCAACACCACTTGTCCGGTCACACGAGCACCGCTCTCGGATTTCACTCTCATCCCTAACCATACACTTCGCCGGCTTATACAAGATTGGTGCGTTGCGAACCGGGCTTTTGGTATTGAACGAATTCCCACGCCTAAACAACCGGCTGAACCGGGTATGGTTAGGTCGTTGTTGAACCAGGCTTCAACGGTTTCGAATCCGTTTTCGGTTCGTCATTCTGCTTTGGTTCGACTCAAGGGGTTGGCTCGGGAGTCGGAGAAGAATTGGAACGTGATTTGTTCTCATGAGGCTAGGGAGATACTGATGAGGATTTTGTTTTCCGATGTGAGTTCCGGTTCGTCGGAGTTGAGCCAGGAGGCGCTTGCGGTTTTGGTGATGTTTCAACTCACTGAGTCTGAGTGCACGGGGATCGGTTCAGATTCGAACAGAGTGGTGTATTTGTCGGAACTCTTGTTCCATTCCTCGATCGAAGTACGAGTTAACTCAGCTTCACTCATCGAAACCGTTCTCGCCGGAATGAGATCATCAGATCTCCGAGCTGAGATTTGCAATGTGGATGAAATCTTCGCCGGCGTTACCGATATATTGAAAAACCTAAGTTCGTATCCACGCGCGTTGAGGATCGGCGTTCGAGCTCTTTTCGCCTTGTGCTTACTGAAACAAACTAGGCACAAAGCCGTACAAGCCGGAGCGGCCGAAACGTTGATTGACCGGTTAACTGATCTAGACAAGTGTGATGCCGAACGAGCCCTAGCAACGATAGAACTCTTATGCCGGATCCCCTCGGGTTGCTCCGCCTTCGCCTCACACGCGCTCACTGTCCCGCTTTTGGTAAAGACGATACTGAGGATCTCCGACAGGGCCACGGAATACGCCGCTGGCGCGCTGATGGCACTCTGTTCGGAATCGGAACAGAGTCAAAAGGACGCGGTGAGCGCGGGCGTTCTGACTCAGCTGCTGCTGCTGGTTCAAAGCGATTGTACGGACAGGGCTAAGAGGAAAGCTCAAATGCTGCTTAAATTGCTTCGGGATTCGTGGCCTGAAGATTCCATCGGAAATTCGGATGATTTCGCTTGCAGTGAAATCGTACCTTTTTGA
- the LOC107908901 gene encoding ABSCISIC ACID-INSENSITIVE 5-like protein 7 isoform X1 yields the protein MEFIGQFDCGHNILLLWKMGSHLNFKNFGGDGNNGSKPVVNSPFVRQSSIYSLTFDELQSTFGGLGKDFGSMNMDELLRNISTAEETQSAMTASVSVGEGGDVSGGNLQKQGSLTLPRTLSQKTVDEVWKYLMKESDGGSNDGSTGGEANLPQRQQTLGTMTLEEFLARAGVVREDMQQIGMVNNGGFFADNSALALGFQQANTNNGFASGVKSSSQLQQQPQPLFPKQQVVAFAPPMHLMNTTLLASPGAKGSVVGIGDPSMNNNLVQTTGLQGGGMGIVGLGSPASQISSDVVSKNSTDTTSPSPVPYIFGRGRKWGANLEKVVERRQRRMIKNRESAARSRARKQAYTLELEAEVAKLKEMNQELLKKQEEMMEMQKNQMLEKVNRPWGRKRQCLRRTITCPW from the exons ATGGAATTTATAGGGCAATTTGATTGTGGCCATAATATTTTGCTGTTGTGGAAAATGGGATCTCATTTAAATTTCAAGAACTTTGGTGGTGATGGGAACAACGGGTCGAAGCCGGTTGTGAATTCGCCGTTTGTTAGGCAGTCATCTATATATTCATTGACCTTTGATGAGTTGCAGAGCACTTTTGGTGGACTTGGGAAGGATTTTGGGTCAATGAATATGGATGAATTGTTGAGGAATATATCGACGGCGGAAGAGACTCAATCAGCTATGACGGCTTCGGTTAGTGTGGGTGAAGGAGGAGATGTTTCTGGTGGGAATTTGCAGAAACAAGGGTCGCTGACGTTGCCGAGGACTTTGAGTCAAAAAACGGTCGATGAAGTATGGAAGTACTTGATGAAAGAAAGTGATGGTGGCAGTAATGATGGAAGTACCGGTGGAGAAGCGAATTTGCCGCAGAGGCAACAGACGTTAGGAACGATGACGCTTGAGGAGTTCTTGGCAAGGGCAGGTGTTGTAAGGGAAGATATGCAACAGATTGGGATGGTGAACAATGGTGGATTCTTCGCTGACAACTCGGCTTTAGCTCTCGGGTTTCAACAGGCAAATACAAACAATGGGTTTGCAAGTGGAGTCAAATCATCGTCACAGCTGCAACAGCAGCCACAGCCACTCTTTCCCAAGCAACAAGTAGTTGCTTTTGCTCCTCCTATGCACCTTATGAACACGACACTGCTCGCTAGTCCGGGTGCTAAGGGTTCAGTGGTTGGAATTGGTGACCCTTCTATGAATAATAATCTGGTTCAGACCACAGGGCTGCAGGGTGGTGGGATGGGGATAGTTGGTTTAGGCTCACCCGCAAGCCAGATATCTTCTGATGTGGTTTCAAAGAACAGCACCGATACCACTTCGCCATCACCAGTTCCTTACATATTCGGCCGAGGAAGAAAATGGGGTGCAAATTTGGAGAAAGTAGTTGAGAGAAGGCAAAGGAGAATGATTAAGAACAGAGAGTCAGCTGCAAGATCACGAGCTCGCAAGCAG GCCTATACATTGGAACTCGAAGCAGAGGTCGCAAAGCTTAAAGAAATGAACCAAGAATTGTTGAAGAAACAG GAGGAAATGATGGAAATGCAGAAAAACCAG ATGCTAGAGAAAGTGAATCGACCATGGGGACGTAAAAGACAATGCTTGAGAAGAACAATAACATGCCCTTGGTAG
- the LOC107908900 gene encoding thioredoxin M3, chloroplastic, which yields MASSSTSVTPSSHLAAKLAHPRAISSHFSSNPNSLNISFPLKNGSFKLRRNAPSITLKTLFAHDPKAAVVTKDTWEKSVMNSDAPVLVEFYASWCGPCMMVHRIIDEIASEYAGRVSCFILNTDTDFPVAEVYNIMAVPVVLLFKNGERKESVVGTMPKEYYIAAIERILKS from the exons ATGGCTTCTTCTTCTACTTCGGTTACTCCATCATCTCATTTGGCTGCCAAACTCGCTCACCCACGCGccatttcttctcatttttccTCTAATCCCAACTCTTTGAACATCTCCTTTCCTTTGAAAAATGGGTCCTTTAAGCTTCGTCGCAATGCGCCTTCTATCACTCTCAAAACCCTTTTTGCCCATGACCCCAAAG CTGCTGTGGTTACTAAAGACACATGGGAGAAATCAGTAATGAATAGTGATGCCCCCGTTCTTGTCGAATTTTATGCGAGCTGGTGTGGTCCTTGTATGATGGTCCACCGCATTATCGATGAGATTGCAAGTGAATATGCTGGTAGAGTGAGCTGCTTTATTCTCAATACTGACACCGACTTTCCAGTTGCAGAGGTTTATAACATTATGGCCGTACCGGTGGTGTTACTGTTCAAAAACGGAGAGAGGAAAGAGTCTGTTGTTGGTACCATGCCAAAGGAGTACTATATAGCTGCCATAGAAAGGATTCTGAAATCATGA
- the LOC107908901 gene encoding ABSCISIC ACID-INSENSITIVE 5-like protein 7 isoform X2, which yields MGSHLNFKNFGGDGNNGSKPVVNSPFVRQSSIYSLTFDELQSTFGGLGKDFGSMNMDELLRNISTAEETQSAMTASVSVGEGGDVSGGNLQKQGSLTLPRTLSQKTVDEVWKYLMKESDGGSNDGSTGGEANLPQRQQTLGTMTLEEFLARAGVVREDMQQIGMVNNGGFFADNSALALGFQQANTNNGFASGVKSSSQLQQQPQPLFPKQQVVAFAPPMHLMNTTLLASPGAKGSVVGIGDPSMNNNLVQTTGLQGGGMGIVGLGSPASQISSDVVSKNSTDTTSPSPVPYIFGRGRKWGANLEKVVERRQRRMIKNRESAARSRARKQAYTLELEAEVAKLKEMNQELLKKQEEMMEMQKNQMLEKVNRPWGRKRQCLRRTITCPW from the exons ATGGGATCTCATTTAAATTTCAAGAACTTTGGTGGTGATGGGAACAACGGGTCGAAGCCGGTTGTGAATTCGCCGTTTGTTAGGCAGTCATCTATATATTCATTGACCTTTGATGAGTTGCAGAGCACTTTTGGTGGACTTGGGAAGGATTTTGGGTCAATGAATATGGATGAATTGTTGAGGAATATATCGACGGCGGAAGAGACTCAATCAGCTATGACGGCTTCGGTTAGTGTGGGTGAAGGAGGAGATGTTTCTGGTGGGAATTTGCAGAAACAAGGGTCGCTGACGTTGCCGAGGACTTTGAGTCAAAAAACGGTCGATGAAGTATGGAAGTACTTGATGAAAGAAAGTGATGGTGGCAGTAATGATGGAAGTACCGGTGGAGAAGCGAATTTGCCGCAGAGGCAACAGACGTTAGGAACGATGACGCTTGAGGAGTTCTTGGCAAGGGCAGGTGTTGTAAGGGAAGATATGCAACAGATTGGGATGGTGAACAATGGTGGATTCTTCGCTGACAACTCGGCTTTAGCTCTCGGGTTTCAACAGGCAAATACAAACAATGGGTTTGCAAGTGGAGTCAAATCATCGTCACAGCTGCAACAGCAGCCACAGCCACTCTTTCCCAAGCAACAAGTAGTTGCTTTTGCTCCTCCTATGCACCTTATGAACACGACACTGCTCGCTAGTCCGGGTGCTAAGGGTTCAGTGGTTGGAATTGGTGACCCTTCTATGAATAATAATCTGGTTCAGACCACAGGGCTGCAGGGTGGTGGGATGGGGATAGTTGGTTTAGGCTCACCCGCAAGCCAGATATCTTCTGATGTGGTTTCAAAGAACAGCACCGATACCACTTCGCCATCACCAGTTCCTTACATATTCGGCCGAGGAAGAAAATGGGGTGCAAATTTGGAGAAAGTAGTTGAGAGAAGGCAAAGGAGAATGATTAAGAACAGAGAGTCAGCTGCAAGATCACGAGCTCGCAAGCAG GCCTATACATTGGAACTCGAAGCAGAGGTCGCAAAGCTTAAAGAAATGAACCAAGAATTGTTGAAGAAACAG GAGGAAATGATGGAAATGCAGAAAAACCAG ATGCTAGAGAAAGTGAATCGACCATGGGGACGTAAAAGACAATGCTTGAGAAGAACAATAACATGCCCTTGGTAG